CATCTGCCGCACAGCAGGTAATGGCAAATCGGGCCAGGGTCAGATAAGTATCAGGCAAGTTGTCAGGATACACGACGAAACCCTCAACATTCACTTTCTGGCCTTGATAGGCATCAGGTTCAGGGTAGACATCCAGGGTACGGACCCAGTCGAGGAGCGTTCTTGATTCGGGATTACTCTCGGTGCGAAAGGCCTGGGGATTGGCCCGAGTCACCACCGTTGTATCTTGCAGTCCCCGTTGAATCGCTGTCTGACTCGCAAACGGTCTCAGCGGAACAAGAAAGCCCACTAGGGCTGACACCAGCAAAATGATGCTCAGCCACTGGGGAGACAAAAATGAAAAATGCTGCATTCTCACTCCTTGGGGCTGTCGCCACAGCTTCAGCCCCTGGAAGATCGCTACGATCACCATAAAGAAACCACCACCAATGGTGAGGGCAAAATAGTTAGGGTGAATCAAAATTCCGAGCCTGCCAGAGATCCAGAATTTGATTAGTAAGGAACCCCAGGCTGCCATTGCCACCACCGTCAGCCAATCCGTTATTTTGATCCAGGGGAATGATTTAACTGTCATTTCAATATCCTCCGCTCAGCTAATCCAGAGATTGATTGCTAGCGTAAACAAAAAGGTCAACTGCAGAATCAGCACAAAAATATAAACGACGGCCCGTGTTTTGAACACCGTCAGCAACAGGCCCAAACTCTTCAGGTCAAACATGGGACCAAACACCAGAAAAGCTAGCAGTGCGCCGCCGGTAAAGGTGGAGGCAAAGGACAAAGCAAAGAACGCATCCACAGTGGAGCAAATCGAAATCACGCCGCCCAGGGTGATCATAGAGACAATCGATGACACCGGACCTTGGCCTAGGCTCAAGACAATCTCGCGGGGCACTGCCACTTGAATGATGGTTGCCAGCGCACTGCCCAGAACCAGGATGGCTCCCATTTCGCGCAATTCCTGGATGGTGTTTTCAATGAAAAGGGGAATGCGATCGCGCACCGAAAGTTTTGCTGCCGGATTCGCCGCCAGCACTGACTGCAGATTGGTGGTATCGAGTTCGATGGGCTGACCGGGTTGACCCAGTAAAAACGTGCCTGTTCTGAGCAGTGCAGGTTTATCGTCTTGATCTGATTTGGGCATGGCCGCAGCGATGGTGGGCTGCAAAAAGGGTTTGAGGTCAGCTTGGCTGCTAAAGACGAGGGCGATGATGGTTGCTATTGCCAGTGAAAATACCACCCGCAGCACCACCAGTTCAGGCTGATCTCGAAATGCGGTCCAGGTAGCCCAAATCACCACCGGATTAATAGTGGGAGCCGCCAGCAGGAACCCAATAGCCACCGGGGCTGAGACCCCTTGCATAATCAGCCGCCGCGCCACCGGCACATTGCCGCATTCACACACCGGAAAGAGAAAGCCAAACAGGCTACCCGATAACGCTCCCAGTAGGGGATTCTTGGGGAAAAGTGTAATCAGCTTCTGTTCATCGACGAACAGCAATAGCAGACCCGACACTACGACGCCAAAAATTAGAAAGGGCATCGCCTCAGCCAGCAAACTGAAAAAGAGTGTCAATGCACTCCCAAACTGCTCCATTCAAT
The sequence above is drawn from the Acaryochloris thomasi RCC1774 genome and encodes:
- a CDS encoding TIGR03943 family putative permease subunit, giving the protein MTVKSFPWIKITDWLTVVAMAAWGSLLIKFWISGRLGILIHPNYFALTIGGGFFMVIVAIFQGLKLWRQPQGVRMQHFSFLSPQWLSIILLVSALVGFLVPLRPFASQTAIQRGLQDTTVVTRANPQAFRTESNPESRTLLDWVRTLDVYPEPDAYQGQKVNVEGFVVYPDNLPDTYLTLARFAITCCAADAYPIGLPVKLKADRKAYPIDQWFAVKGQMQTETLDSKRQLVIVADSLKPIPEPRNPYSY
- a CDS encoding permease, which translates into the protein MEQFGSALTLFFSLLAEAMPFLIFGVVVSGLLLLFVDEQKLITLFPKNPLLGALSGSLFGFLFPVCECGNVPVARRLIMQGVSAPVAIGFLLAAPTINPVVIWATWTAFRDQPELVVLRVVFSLAIATIIALVFSSQADLKPFLQPTIAAAMPKSDQDDKPALLRTGTFLLGQPGQPIELDTTNLQSVLAANPAAKLSVRDRIPLFIENTIQELREMGAILVLGSALATIIQVAVPREIVLSLGQGPVSSIVSMITLGGVISICSTVDAFFALSFASTFTGGALLAFLVFGPMFDLKSLGLLLTVFKTRAVVYIFVLILQLTFLFTLAINLWIS